Below is a window of Candidatus Oleimmundimicrobium sp. DNA.
AATCCCATTACATGTTTTGCATTCCGTCAAATAATAATATGTATCAATTTTCCCGAGACATTCGCCATTAGAGCCATATATCTCTTCTTGAGAGGAAATCTGTGTCTTTACAAAATGTGATGTTTTGTTGCCGCAGTAGCTGCAAATCAAAATTATTTCGTTGTTCATTATGACTCCCCCCTACACTAAACTAATAAATATATATACTGAATTCCTAATACACAATTAAACTTCGAGTCAAGACACAAATTTCTTCAAGAATTTCCCAAAATTGTGTGATTTCAAGGTCAGTTTTTTATAGATAACACTATCTATCCTTATTAAGAACTTTAATTAGCTCAGCAATAACAATAAACTCACTTTCTTCAACATCATGAAGTTCAATAGCCTCATAGGCTGGGTTAAGTGGCTTTAAACGAATGACAGCATGCTTCCAAGTCCCGTCCTTAGCTAAAATCTTCTCACTTTCATATACTTTGACGGTATACTTGCCACCTGTTTCTAAATCATCAATATTGTGATGTTGAACTAAAACGATCTTGCCTTGACGAGACCCTTCGGGGTGAACACGGAAGGCACAGTAGCTCCCGTCGGGTATCTTCGGTTCCATTGATTTGCCGACTACCTGAGCAACAAACATCTTTTCATCAAGTTTTCGACCAATATCAACCTCAATCCATCCTTTTTCTTCAACATCTTGGCCTTCTCCAAACTTCCCTGCTGCCGCTTTTAATGAATATATTGGTAGATATTTATTAAACTTTTCACTCTCTTCAACATCTAACAACGTACGCTTCAAAACATCATCTTGCTCTTCGGTTTTTAATAAGTCAGAAACCATCAATTCCTTTTGCTGTTCAAATTGTTCCAGATTTTCAATTCTTGATTTAAAAAATCTTTCTGTATCCTTATCAATAAAATATACGTAGCAACCCTTCATTCCGCGACTAAGTAAAACTCTGTAAGTATTCTTAACAAGTTCCGTAAATTTTTCTCCCGAGCGCTTTACTACACTATCAGACGATTTATTCCGTTCACCGTGCCACCCCTGTTTATCTAAATCATAAACTAAGTCTTCCCCAAAAATAACACCCACGTAATCGAACTCAAAACCTTGAGCAGTATATATACAACCAATTTGATTTATACCATTCGGATCATGCGCCCAAAATGAAGCTTTTGGTATCCCGGGGGCCAATCGTCTGGCCTCTGGCCTTGCATCCCAAGGTCTCTTGTAGTCTCCTATTACAACATCATCTTTTAACGTGCCATCATCATTAGGAAGTGACCAATCCCAACAAAATCCTGCTGACACTCTACCGGTAAAACCTTCTTCTACTTTCTGTCTAATTGCATTTTCCAGCTCCAGGGGAGACGAAAATATTTTAAAATCGAATTCTTCATGCCGATCCCAAATAACATTGGCGGTTCTTTTAATTCCGAGAGTATTATTAACCCAATTAACGAATGCGTCCGAGCCGTTGCATCTAAATTGAGCTTCAAGTTCGTATTCAAGAATCTTACATCCTTTTTCGGCTGCCCTTTCCTTAATATATTGCACCGACCCAATTTCATTAGGACGTACTACTTGATTGTCATCTATAAAGAATACGGCTACTTTAGAAGCATGCAATAATTCCTCAATTTGAGGCAAATCTGACCTTTTTGTTTTAGGTGTAAAACGATTATTGCTCGTCTTGCGAATTCTGTGGGCTTCATCTGCAATAAGAACATCCAAAATGTTTTGTTCAACACTGGGATAGCTGTTAAAATACTTAAATTGGGCAGACCCTCTTGACCCAATAATTTTTCTTAGTGTTTGCGTAAAAGCCCGGGAACCCGTCGCATAATGCGCATTGTAACCTTTAAGCAATAAATCTGCCATAAGATTAATAGCAATTACTGACTTGCCTGTTCCGGGTCCACCTTTAACAATAATTACAGTTTTTTGCTTATCATGAAATCCTTTTTTGGCACAAAAAAGTACCTTATCATATACTACCAGCTGCTCATCAAGCAAAACATACTCAGATTTACCCTTGATCATATTGCCCACATGATCCATTAATTTCTTGCAGGGTCTGTATTTACTTTCTTCCACTTTCCTAAGAACATCTACTCCATTGCCACCTATCAACCTCTCAAGCAAATAGTTCTTCAGTTTATCCACATCATCAGCAGTAAATAGCGGATAACTTTTTAATGGCTCTTGGAATTTATCTGAAAAAATAACATCATTATTATAGTAATTGTAATTATGCAAATATGCACAAGCACTTAATTTAACCGAGCTTAAACCGTCATAAAAAGCTGTGTGTGTATCTTCTAAGTATGTCTTATATTGACCAACTTGTACCGAGGGATGCAAAACTTCTCTTTTTGCGCCTCCAACCCATGTCAATACTTCGTTTTCGCCAAAAGCCACTTCGCACTTATCCCATTGCTTGAGCTCGATAATTACCGAATTATCTTTTCGTTCTCCATCTTCTCCGCATATCAAGCAATCTAATCTTTTTGAAGTAAGTGGCAACTGGTACTCAAGAATTATCCCGTGGTCTAATAAATTTGCATATTGAAAGACTTGAGAAACAGATCTTAAAGAATTTCTCCAAGAATTTATTTCCATAGGGGAAGGGTTGTATCTGAAGTAATTAAAAAATGAGGTCTTTAGTTTTTCCGCTATCTGATTTTGTATCGTATCTTGAATAAATTGTTCAGAGGTACCTGCATAAAGTCTCATATTTTTACAACCTATTGTATTTTGTATGTTTCCCTCGTGCTTTTTCTGTTGGGTATTTTTGAGCATTTTTTGCTAGTTTTCTTTCGATTGCTACTGGAAGATCGATTTCAAGATTATCAGCAAGTTCAAATAGATACATTGCAACATCCGCTAGTTCTTCCGATATTTCCTCTTTGTAAATTTTCCCATGATTCAAAACTTCTTCGGATGATTTCCATTGGAAATGTTCTAAAACTTCCGCAGCTTCCAAAACCAAAGATAAGGCCATATCTTTATGATTATGAAATTTAAGCCAATCTCTTTCGTCTCTAAATTTTTTTATTTTCTTAGTTATGCCCTTGATTTCATCCATAAGCGCTCCTCGGGAAGCAACAATATTTTCGTTCTTTTATCAGTATACCAAATTACAATC
It encodes the following:
- a CDS encoding nucleotide pyrophosphohydrolase, which translates into the protein MDEIKGITKKIKKFRDERDWLKFHNHKDMALSLVLEAAEVLEHFQWKSSEEVLNHGKIYKEEISEELADVAMYLFELADNLEIDLPVAIERKLAKNAQKYPTEKARGKHTKYNRL
- a CDS encoding DNA/RNA helicase domain-containing protein; amino-acid sequence: MRLYAGTSEQFIQDTIQNQIAEKLKTSFFNYFRYNPSPMEINSWRNSLRSVSQVFQYANLLDHGIILEYQLPLTSKRLDCLICGEDGERKDNSVIIELKQWDKCEVAFGENEVLTWVGGAKREVLHPSVQVGQYKTYLEDTHTAFYDGLSSVKLSACAYLHNYNYYNNDVIFSDKFQEPLKSYPLFTADDVDKLKNYLLERLIGGNGVDVLRKVEESKYRPCKKLMDHVGNMIKGKSEYVLLDEQLVVYDKVLFCAKKGFHDKQKTVIIVKGGPGTGKSVIAINLMADLLLKGYNAHYATGSRAFTQTLRKIIGSRGSAQFKYFNSYPSVEQNILDVLIADEAHRIRKTSNNRFTPKTKRSDLPQIEELLHASKVAVFFIDDNQVVRPNEIGSVQYIKERAAEKGCKILEYELEAQFRCNGSDAFVNWVNNTLGIKRTANVIWDRHEEFDFKIFSSPLELENAIRQKVEEGFTGRVSAGFCWDWSLPNDDGTLKDDVVIGDYKRPWDARPEARRLAPGIPKASFWAHDPNGINQIGCIYTAQGFEFDYVGVIFGEDLVYDLDKQGWHGERNKSSDSVVKRSGEKFTELVKNTYRVLLSRGMKGCYVYFIDKDTERFFKSRIENLEQFEQQKELMVSDLLKTEEQDDVLKRTLLDVEESEKFNKYLPIYSLKAAAGKFGEGQDVEEKGWIEVDIGRKLDEKMFVAQVVGKSMEPKIPDGSYCAFRVHPEGSRQGKIVLVQHHNIDDLETGGKYTVKVYESEKILAKDGTWKHAVIRLKPLNPAYEAIELHDVEESEFIVIAELIKVLNKDR